In a single window of the candidate division WOR-3 bacterium genome:
- a CDS encoding T9SS type A sorting domain-containing protein, protein MYKKIKSVLIVVSLFLLNSPVQAKEIAEPELFILKPNIQDFKLPAPVFDTNRIWSGNTANLTREVAIGRYFKGQSDDTLRIITVQSGGTRYLVIATDTSKTGFGKGKFRIETPYQFPSGGSAYSVAVGNIDGDEYTDIIVGLAASPYTVYWFEWDALASSWVLVNSFNASAAVYDIVIGDADNDGIANEIVLAVSSTTTPHVLRVIWTGSSWDITTIPLSGAPSRGVAIGDVRPDLFGNEIYVVGSSYIWMIYWNGSSWQVSTITGTAAASWDVVVGDIDLSLPGNEFAVVHSSTTYQVSVWNWTGSSWRGRAWAWTSTWGTSDNDIAFGDVITDNYGNELIITPGSATTGVPVVFWIGPGGSGWVRALPKTRGGYADYGVAVGDVNRHRSYNQEFVLSGGGSLVEGEQIVYSDDIGTYWIRMKNYTAIVNQPDTIIVGIFNAGYSSQSNFYINYNFKTNPLTGSYLYTGTLPPFGTDIVKIPVTINFLGMDTLYVKTDLTGDQNTVNDRTSLHLEVYNDSTRSASGFNSTLFPPSNSTVPPTSWQRLIVTGSYNWERITSPTYPSAPVFEGYAVAGYRSYYASSGSKARLITHPFNVGSTPKKIKLRFYMYHDPGYPTNPDSIIIEYSYDAVTFQRVAGFARYSPTASWVRHDVEIGDFQANKTLYVSFLARSGYGNNMFIDSVRIFATTPTAPVNDAGITYVFPPPKPFIYGSSMSVKAILKNFGLATLTNTLLFYTTGGTDTVWEDWTGSLELNEIDTFTFSVPFVPQDTGIITLYVGTKLQGDQNSSNDVSSITFRVCPLYHIPPYTKNFDENWLNSSEPPFCGWVIVDGGSESPQVLNNNDWHRYVSTNPQRTVARIYFSPVEWSDDWLISPRFNCSQYGTYTLSFWHYYNDFTTSRLDSGRVLLSTDGGNTWIKIAMYSNQDDSGTKYFDITPYVNGMDNVKIAFHYVAYNEWWWYIDNFSINFVPDNEGPTISLIKVPQNAYHGPFTVKAIIRDISGIANDSLYYIVDDIVYQIGHISISGDTFTFQIPDQSPGKLVDFYLKAKDYANNTAITQTYSFYVLYPLPSSNLIAYGIQGQNDVKLKWNAPYEEIYYYGIPTYAWGFADGSMIATRFTPQYHPCKIEAIAMMFYLFTDTAELIVWQDDGYGNPGNVIYSDTVIITNLYPNFEIFNLSSQNIVINSGDFHVGIRWLGVNTPFIVSDDTSRTTRNKYNAGSGWFIFPYDFVISSFVSYSPQILSSVKRIKEKNIKVEEELFSDNEKNIILTSQLRKYLIEGRETFKKPNLYYQLLGIGNFEILRSLTPGGPYTSIGTTTQTFFTDLDVNTNTTYYYVVKTNYVNPDTFSEYSNEAKINVDFEGPLYQNTSFDIMNNTLYVSSDITDWTGLLYDSLGYRFDGSSFNFITHDSVKNTKYYYSIPVSQGVNLIEFYLFSRDSSWWKNPGRDPDTGYYQFTGVLEKVREIPKKFFFNVLSSISKDNYVKFVYGIPSKTEVEISVYNITGRKIKTLLKEEKEPGVYYVLWNAVDERGKKIGQGTYFVKIKTKEKEKIRKFIFVK, encoded by the coding sequence ATGTACAAAAAAATAAAAAGTGTCTTAATTGTAGTAAGCTTATTTCTTTTGAATTCTCCTGTCCAGGCAAAAGAAATAGCTGAACCTGAATTGTTCATTCTAAAACCAAATATACAGGATTTTAAATTACCTGCTCCAGTTTTTGATACAAACAGAATATGGAGCGGAAATACAGCCAATCTAACAAGAGAGGTTGCCATAGGGAGGTATTTTAAAGGTCAATCTGATGATACTTTGAGAATTATCACTGTTCAGTCTGGCGGAACAAGGTATCTTGTGATTGCAACTGATACCTCAAAAACAGGTTTTGGAAAAGGTAAATTCAGAATTGAAACACCTTACCAGTTCCCTTCAGGTGGTAGTGCATATTCAGTTGCAGTGGGAAATATAGATGGTGATGAATATACTGATATAATTGTAGGACTCGCTGCTTCTCCTTATACTGTTTACTGGTTTGAATGGGATGCACTTGCTTCCTCATGGGTTCTTGTTAATTCTTTTAATGCTTCTGCTGCTGTATATGATATAGTTATAGGGGATGCTGATAATGATGGTATTGCAAATGAAATTGTTTTAGCTGTAAGTTCAACTACTACCCCTCATGTATTAAGAGTTATATGGACAGGAAGCTCATGGGATATAACCACCATTCCCTTATCAGGAGCACCTTCAAGAGGAGTAGCAATTGGTGATGTAAGACCTGATCTTTTTGGTAATGAAATATATGTAGTAGGTTCTTCTTATATATGGATGATATATTGGAATGGTTCATCTTGGCAGGTTTCAACTATAACTGGAACTGCTGCTGCTTCATGGGATGTTGTAGTAGGAGATATAGATTTATCTCTTCCAGGGAATGAGTTTGCTGTAGTTCATAGTTCAACAACATACCAGGTTTCTGTTTGGAACTGGACTGGTTCTTCATGGAGAGGAAGGGCTTGGGCTTGGACAAGCACATGGGGAACTTCAGATAATGATATTGCTTTTGGTGATGTTATAACTGACAACTATGGAAATGAACTTATAATTACTCCAGGAAGCGCTACAACAGGAGTTCCTGTAGTTTTCTGGATTGGTCCAGGTGGATCAGGCTGGGTAAGGGCTCTACCAAAGACAAGAGGAGGCTATGCTGATTATGGTGTTGCAGTCGGTGATGTTAATAGACATAGATCTTATAATCAGGAATTTGTTCTAAGTGGAGGTGGTTCTCTTGTGGAGGGTGAGCAGATAGTTTACTCTGATGATATAGGAACATACTGGATAAGAATGAAAAACTATACTGCCATAGTAAATCAGCCTGATACAATTATTGTTGGAATTTTTAATGCAGGTTATTCTTCTCAATCAAACTTTTATATTAATTATAATTTCAAGACAAACCCCTTAACAGGCAGTTATTTATATACAGGAACACTTCCTCCTTTCGGGACTGATATTGTTAAAATTCCTGTAACAATCAATTTTCTTGGAATGGATACACTCTATGTAAAAACAGACTTGACAGGAGACCAGAATACGGTTAATGATAGAACATCTTTACATTTAGAGGTATATAATGATTCTACAAGATCTGCCTCTGGATTTAATTCAACACTTTTTCCACCTTCAAACTCAACAGTTCCACCAACTTCATGGCAACGATTAATTGTTACAGGATCTTATAACTGGGAAAGGATCACATCACCTACATATCCTTCTGCTCCGGTTTTTGAAGGATATGCAGTGGCTGGATACAGGTCTTACTATGCTTCTTCAGGTTCAAAAGCAAGGCTTATTACACATCCTTTTAATGTTGGAAGCACACCGAAAAAAATAAAATTGAGATTTTATATGTATCATGACCCTGGATATCCTACAAATCCAGATTCAATAATTATTGAGTATTCTTATGATGCTGTCACATTTCAGAGAGTAGCTGGATTTGCAAGATATTCACCTACTGCTTCATGGGTTAGGCATGATGTTGAAATTGGAGATTTTCAAGCAAATAAAACATTATATGTTTCATTTCTTGCAAGGAGTGGATATGGTAACAATATGTTTATTGATTCTGTAAGAATATTCGCAACAACCCCAACTGCCCCTGTTAATGATGCTGGAATTACTTATGTTTTTCCTCCTCCAAAGCCCTTTATTTATGGAAGCAGTATGAGTGTTAAGGCTATTCTTAAAAATTTTGGTCTTGCAACATTAACTAACACTCTTTTATTTTATACAACAGGAGGGACAGATACAGTCTGGGAAGACTGGACAGGTTCTCTTGAATTAAATGAAATAGATACATTTACATTTTCTGTTCCTTTTGTTCCACAGGATACAGGCATTATTACTCTTTATGTTGGAACAAAACTTCAAGGTGATCAAAATTCTTCAAATGATGTATCAAGTATCACTTTTAGAGTATGTCCTTTATATCATATTCCTCCTTATACTAAGAATTTTGATGAGAACTGGCTAAATTCAAGTGAACCTCCTTTCTGTGGATGGGTAATTGTTGATGGGGGGAGTGAATCACCTCAGGTTCTTAACAACAATGACTGGCACAGATATGTCTCTACAAATCCTCAAAGGACTGTAGCAAGAATATACTTTTCTCCTGTTGAATGGAGTGATGACTGGCTCATATCTCCGAGATTCAATTGTTCACAGTATGGAACATATACCCTTTCTTTTTGGCATTATTATAATGATTTTACAACTTCAAGACTTGATTCAGGAAGAGTTTTGTTATCCACTGATGGAGGAAATACCTGGATAAAAATTGCAATGTATTCTAATCAGGATGACTCTGGAACCAAATATTTTGATATTACTCCATATGTAAATGGAATGGACAATGTAAAAATAGCCTTTCATTATGTTGCTTATAATGAATGGTGGTGGTATATTGACAATTTTTCGATAAATTTTGTTCCTGATAATGAGGGACCAACAATTTCTCTAATTAAGGTTCCGCAAAATGCTTATCATGGTCCATTTACTGTAAAAGCAATAATAAGGGATATTTCGGGTATTGCTAATGATTCCCTTTATTATATCGTGGATGACATTGTTTATCAAATAGGGCACATTTCAATTTCTGGAGACACCTTTACATTTCAGATACCGGATCAATCACCCGGGAAACTTGTTGATTTTTATTTAAAAGCAAAAGATTACGCAAACAATACAGCAATAACTCAAACTTATTCTTTCTATGTTCTTTATCCGCTTCCCTCATCAAATTTAATTGCTTATGGAATTCAAGGACAGAATGATGTAAAACTCAAATGGAATGCTCCTTATGAAGAAATTTATTACTATGGCATACCTACTTATGCTTGGGGATTTGCAGATGGAAGTATGATTGCTACAAGATTTACGCCCCAATATCATCCTTGCAAAATAGAGGCAATTGCTATGATGTTTTATTTATTTACTGATACTGCTGAACTAATTGTTTGGCAAGATGATGGTTATGGTAACCCGGGTAATGTTATTTACTCAGACACAGTTATTATTACAAATTTGTATCCCAATTTTGAAATTTTTAATCTATCTTCACAGAATATTGTTATAAATTCAGGAGATTTTCATGTGGGAATAAGATGGTTAGGTGTTAATACTCCTTTTATTGTTTCAGATGACACATCAAGAACAACAAGGAATAAGTATAATGCTGGTTCAGGATGGTTTATTTTCCCATATGATTTTGTCATTTCCTCCTTTGTTTCATATTCACCGCAAATTTTGTCTTCAGTTAAAAGAATAAAAGAGAAAAATATCAAAGTTGAAGAAGAACTATTTTCTGATAATGAAAAAAATATAATTTTAACTTCACAGCTGAGGAAATATTTAATTGAAGGAAGAGAAACTTTCAAAAAACCTAATTTATATTACCAGCTTCTTGGGATAGGTAATTTTGAAATTTTGAGGAGTTTGACACCTGGAGGTCCTTATACATCAATTGGTACTACAACACAGACTTTCTTTACAGATTTAGATGTGAATACAAACACAACTTACTACTACGTAGTAAAAACAAATTATGTAAATCCCGATACTTTTTCAGAATATTCCAATGAAGCTAAGATAAATGTAGATTTTGAAGGACCTTTATATCAGAATACAAGTTTTGATATAATGAATAACACTCTTTATGTTTCTTCAGATATAACTGACTGGACAGGCCTTCTTTACGATTCCCTTGGATATAGATTTGATGGTTCTTCCTTTAATTTCATAACCCATGACAGTGTTAAAAATACAAAATATTATTATTCAATACCTGTTTCTCAAGGGGTTAATCTTATTGAATTTTATCTCTTTTCCCGTGACTCTTCCTGGTGGAAAAATCCTGGTAGAGATCCTGACACAGGCTATTATCAATTCACAGGAGTTTTAGAAAAGGTAAGGGAAATACCCAAAAAGTTCTTCTTTAATGTTCTCAGTTCTATTTCAAAGGATAATTATGTTAAATTTGTTTACGGAATACCTTCAAAAACAGAGGTTGAAATAAGTGTATATAATATTACAGGAAGAAAGATAAAGACACTCTTAAAAGAGGAAAAAGAACCTGGTGTTTACTATGTTCTCTGGAATGCAGTTGATGAAAGAGGTAAAAAAATAGGACAGGGTACTTACTTTGTTAAAATTAAAACAAAGGAAAAGGAAAAAATAAGGAAATTTATTTTTGTTAAGTAA
- a CDS encoding putative glycoside hydrolase: MVDSLFFALYLNAYLASKKQILEKTFEYAKENIINGIVVDVKESGYIFYDTKNKIVKDFHIVRPLLKDLKEYVRKIEENNLKPIARFVCFVEYSLAQEKPDWFILDKNTGKPWKDKHGAYWLNPYKKEVRNYLISILKELKECGFKEIHLDYVRFPSDGDLDLIFYEGMGKISKEKIIEDFLKEVKDSLKDVTLTACTYGFVCFWGKVKREGQDLELMGKHLDKFAFMLYPSHFGKNFLFIERNNENFYGREFLIYALAPLRAKGIINTKISVYVQAFDLRAPSFGKDYIKAQLEGAYLSGVREFYFWNARGSYEEAIKAIKEFKEEIKKKNKILIKKEKKVITLY, from the coding sequence TTGGTTGATTCTCTTTTTTTTGCTCTCTATTTAAATGCCTATTTAGCTTCAAAGAAACAAATTCTTGAAAAAACATTTGAATATGCAAAAGAGAACATAATAAATGGGATAGTTGTAGATGTTAAAGAATCAGGATACATTTTTTATGATACTAAAAATAAAATTGTTAAAGATTTTCACATTGTTAGACCACTTTTAAAAGACTTAAAAGAATATGTTAGAAAAATAGAAGAAAATAATTTAAAACCAATTGCAAGATTTGTATGTTTTGTTGAATATAGTTTAGCACAGGAAAAGCCAGATTGGTTTATACTGGATAAAAATACAGGAAAGCCATGGAAAGATAAACATGGTGCATATTGGTTAAATCCTTATAAAAAAGAAGTAAGAAATTATCTAATAAGCATTTTAAAAGAATTAAAAGAGTGCGGATTTAAGGAAATACACCTTGATTATGTTAGATTTCCCTCTGATGGTGATTTAGATTTAATTTTTTATGAAGGTATGGGAAAAATAAGTAAGGAAAAGATAATAGAAGATTTTTTAAAAGAAGTTAAAGATAGTTTAAAGGATGTTACATTAACAGCATGCACCTATGGATTCGTTTGCTTCTGGGGAAAGGTAAAAAGGGAAGGTCAGGATTTAGAGTTAATGGGTAAACATCTTGATAAATTTGCTTTTATGTTATACCCTTCCCATTTTGGGAAAAACTTTTTATTCATTGAAAGAAATAATGAAAATTTCTATGGTAGAGAATTTCTAATATATGCTCTTGCACCATTAAGGGCAAAGGGTATAATAAATACAAAAATTTCTGTTTATGTCCAGGCATTTGACTTAAGAGCTCCTTCTTTCGGAAAAGATTATATAAAGGCTCAATTAGAAGGAGCCTATCTTTCAGGTGTCAGAGAATTTTATTTTTGGAATGCAAGGGGAAGTTATGAAGAAGCAATAAAGGCAATAAAAGAATTTAAAGAAGAAATAAAAAAGAAAAATAAAATTTTAATTAAAAAAGAAAAAAAAGTGATAACTTTATATTAA
- a CDS encoding glycosyltransferase family 2 protein yields MKEFKKLSIVVPCYNEKNYIEGVLKKIKEVKLYGNLEKEIIVVDDGSTDGTREILKKINDQEIKIFFQEKNMGKGAALRRGFKEAKGDIIVIHDADFEYDPEEWNKMLPLILENKADIVYGSRFYGEPHRVLYFHHYLGNKIICFLINLLCDMNFSDIEVCTKMFRREVLDEINLKSKDFGFEVEFTVKVSKPKKWRIYEVGIKYFGRTYEEGKKINWKDGIKAIFYIFKYRFFK; encoded by the coding sequence ATGAAGGAATTTAAAAAACTTTCAATTGTTGTCCCTTGTTATAATGAAAAAAATTATATTGAGGGTGTTCTTAAAAAAATTAAAGAAGTAAAACTTTATGGAAATTTAGAAAAGGAAATTATTGTGGTCGATGATGGTTCAACAGATGGAACAAGAGAAATACTTAAAAAAATAAATGATCAGGAAATAAAAATTTTTTTTCAAGAAAAAAATATGGGAAAAGGAGCTGCTTTAAGAAGGGGATTTAAAGAAGCAAAAGGTGATATAATTGTTATTCATGATGCAGACTTTGAATATGACCCCGAAGAGTGGAATAAAATGTTACCTCTTATATTAGAAAATAAAGCAGATATTGTATATGGTTCAAGGTTTTATGGGGAACCTCACAGGGTTTTGTATTTTCACCATTATCTTGGAAATAAAATAATCTGTTTTTTAATTAACTTATTATGTGATATGAACTTTTCAGACATCGAAGTTTGCACAAAAATGTTCAGGCGTGAAGTTCTTGATGAAATTAATTTAAAAAGCAAGGATTTTGGGTTTGAAGTAGAATTTACAGTAAAAGTATCAAAACCTAAAAAATGGAGAATTTATGAAGTAGGAATAAAATATTTTGGTAGAACTTATGAAGAAGGTAAAAAAATAAACTGGAAGGATGGAATAAAAGCTATTTTTTATATATTTAAGTACAGATTTTTTAAATAG
- a CDS encoding UDP-glucuronic acid decarboxylase family protein has product MRILITGCAGFIGSHLCEKFLVKGDEVTGIDNFITGSKKNVEILKKYKNFKFLELDVCNELKIKERFDIIYHIASPASPKHYYEFQLETMLVNSIGTKNLLDKAKIDNSVFVFASTSEVYGDPLIHPQREDYNGNVNPVGERSMYDESKRFGEALCMVYFRKFNVDVRIVRIFNTFGPRMKKEDGRVIPNFIMQALRNKPLTIYGDGSQTRSFCYIDDMVEGLIKVGIKENLKGEVINLGNPHEIKIIELSEIIEKLLNKNLKKKFLPLPKDDPKRRCPDIEKAKKLLEWEPKVSFKEGLLKTIEYFKEHLNEGI; this is encoded by the coding sequence ATGCGGATATTGATTACAGGGTGTGCAGGTTTTATAGGATCTCATCTATGCGAAAAATTTTTAGTTAAGGGTGATGAAGTAACAGGAATTGATAATTTTATTACAGGTAGTAAAAAAAATGTAGAAATTTTAAAAAAATATAAAAATTTTAAATTTTTAGAATTAGATGTATGTAATGAGTTAAAGATTAAAGAAAGGTTTGATATAATTTATCACATTGCTTCTCCAGCTTCACCGAAACACTACTATGAATTTCAACTTGAAACAATGCTTGTAAATTCAATAGGAACAAAGAATCTCCTTGACAAAGCAAAAATAGATAATTCAGTCTTTGTCTTTGCTTCCACCTCTGAAGTTTACGGAGACCCTCTAATTCATCCTCAAAGAGAAGATTATAATGGCAATGTAAACCCTGTTGGTGAAAGGAGTATGTATGATGAATCTAAAAGGTTTGGAGAAGCTTTATGTATGGTTTATTTTAGAAAATTCAATGTGGATGTGAGGATAGTAAGAATATTTAATACCTTCGGTCCAAGAATGAAAAAAGAAGATGGAAGAGTAATTCCTAATTTTATCATGCAAGCACTTAGAAATAAGCCCCTTACTATTTATGGTGATGGAAGTCAAACAAGAAGTTTTTGTTACATAGATGATATGGTGGAAGGTTTAATAAAAGTAGGGATTAAAGAAAATTTAAAAGGAGAGGTTATAAATCTCGGTAATCCTCATGAAATAAAAATTATTGAACTTTCTGAGATAATTGAGAAATTATTAAATAAAAATTTAAAGAAAAAATTTTTGCCTTTACCAAAGGATGACCCTAAAAGAAGATGTCCAGATATTGAAAAGGCAAAAAAACTTTTAGAATGGGAACCTAAAGTTAGTTTTAAAGAAGGTTTACTTAAAACTATTGAATATTTTAAAGAACATTTAAATGAAGGAATTTAA
- a CDS encoding UDP-glucose/GDP-mannose dehydrogenase family protein, which yields MNLGVIGLGHVGLVTAVCFAEKGFRVFGMDKDSNKVNALKNKNLPFFEPGLKELLNKNFNRLEFTDKINVILENCEVIFLCVGTPPLPDGKADLSQVEDASREIAKNLERFTLIVEKSTVPVKTAEWIKKIMSLYVKKNVSYEVASNPEFLREGSAIKDFLEPDRIVVGVESEKAKKIFEKIYENFNAPVIFTDIETAEIIKHASNAFLATKISFINMIADLCEKTGADILKVSEAMGLDKRIGRKFLNAGIGYGGSCFPKDVKAFYKIGEELGLDFELLKCVDRINEKRIEKFIEKIKKVLWIIKDKTFAIYGLAYKPGTDDIREAPSIKIVKKLLEEGAYLRVYDPYAMENFKREFKNNERIYYSKDSYDAAKNANAILILTEWEIFKNLDYKKIKKLMETPIIVDGRNCLDMEEICKLNYIYIPIGRKGCGY from the coding sequence ATGAACCTGGGTGTCATAGGTCTTGGACATGTTGGTCTTGTTACAGCAGTTTGTTTTGCTGAAAAAGGCTTTAGAGTATTTGGAATGGATAAGGATAGTAATAAAGTAAATGCTTTAAAAAATAAAAATTTACCCTTCTTTGAACCAGGTTTAAAAGAGTTGCTTAATAAAAACTTTAATAGACTTGAATTCACTGATAAGATAAATGTTATTCTGGAAAACTGTGAGGTTATATTTTTATGTGTTGGAACTCCTCCTCTTCCAGATGGAAAAGCAGATTTATCTCAGGTAGAAGATGCTTCAAGGGAAATTGCAAAAAATTTAGAAAGATTTACTCTTATTGTTGAAAAGAGTACGGTCCCAGTAAAAACTGCAGAATGGATTAAAAAAATTATGTCCCTTTATGTTAAGAAAAATGTTTCCTATGAAGTTGCTTCAAATCCTGAATTTTTAAGAGAAGGATCAGCAATCAAGGACTTTTTAGAGCCTGACAGAATTGTTGTTGGAGTTGAATCAGAAAAAGCTAAAAAAATTTTTGAAAAAATATATGAAAATTTTAATGCTCCAGTTATCTTTACAGATATTGAGACAGCCGAAATTATAAAACATGCTTCCAATGCTTTTCTTGCAACAAAAATATCCTTTATAAACATGATAGCAGATTTGTGTGAAAAAACTGGTGCTGATATTTTGAAAGTATCTGAGGCTATGGGACTGGATAAGAGAATAGGAAGAAAATTTTTAAATGCTGGAATAGGTTATGGTGGTTCATGTTTTCCTAAGGATGTAAAGGCTTTCTATAAAATAGGTGAAGAACTGGGCTTAGATTTTGAACTTTTAAAGTGTGTTGATAGAATAAATGAAAAAAGAATAGAAAAATTTATAGAAAAAATTAAAAAAGTTTTATGGATAATAAAGGATAAAACTTTTGCAATTTATGGACTTGCTTATAAGCCTGGGACAGATGATATTAGAGAAGCTCCAAGTATAAAGATAGTAAAAAAACTTTTAGAAGAAGGAGCCTACTTAAGAGTTTATGATCCTTATGCTATGGAAAATTTTAAAAGGGAATTCAAAAATAATGAGAGGATTTATTATTCAAAAGATTCTTACGACGCTGCAAAAAATGCAAACGCGATTTTAATATTAACAGAATGGGAAATTTTTAAAAATCTTGATTATAAAAAAATTAAAAAATTGATGGAAACACCAATTATTGTTGATGGGAGAAACTGTTTGGATATGGAAGAAATATGTAAACTTAACTATATCTATATCCCGATAGGGAGAAAGGGATGCGGATATTGA
- the hutI gene encoding imidazolonepropionase: MEKFDIYLHSPEFIYICNESFDIYYKKDIGIKGGKISFIGDYKEGKNKIGDSTRFYNLKGKIILPGFIDPHTHPVYSDDRILEFEERLLGKKYLELLKEERGILYTVKRTREKSKESLKKIVKERLRKFLEHGTLTIEAKTGYGLSVEEEIKHLEILYELKKEFPLDIKITALFAHAVPKEKSKEEYIEEILNYGLKEASKYADFCDVFVEKGVYTKEEGKRILLEAKKYGMLPRIHADELSNSGGGEIALEIDAISCDHLEYTPLNVLKKMKNKRISCVLLPATSFFMRLPFAKGRKMLDLGLSVSLATDHNPGTSFTFSQIFVAGLAIFLMGFKIEEAMKAITINSAKSLLMDDRKGSLEIGKDADLVVFDIKRLSYLFYDFYNVKKPVLVIKNGKEFINEID, encoded by the coding sequence ATGGAAAAATTTGATATTTATCTACATTCACCTGAATTTATTTATATATGCAATGAAAGTTTTGATATTTATTACAAAAAAGATATAGGAATAAAGGGAGGAAAAATTAGTTTTATAGGTGATTATAAAGAAGGTAAAAATAAAATTGGTGATTCAACAAGGTTTTATAATTTAAAAGGTAAAATAATTTTACCTGGATTTATTGACCCTCACACCCATCCAGTTTACTCAGATGATAGAATTCTAGAGTTTGAAGAGAGATTATTGGGTAAGAAGTACCTTGAACTTTTAAAGGAAGAAAGAGGAATTTTATACACTGTTAAGAGAACAAGGGAAAAAAGTAAAGAGAGTTTAAAAAAAATAGTAAAGGAAAGGTTAAGGAAATTTTTAGAACATGGAACTTTAACAATTGAAGCAAAAACAGGTTATGGATTATCTGTTGAAGAGGAAATTAAACACCTTGAAATTTTATATGAGCTGAAAAAGGAATTTCCCTTAGATATTAAAATTACTGCGCTTTTTGCTCATGCAGTACCAAAAGAAAAAAGTAAGGAAGAATATATTGAAGAGATTTTAAATTATGGTCTTAAAGAGGCTTCAAAATATGCAGACTTCTGTGATGTTTTTGTTGAAAAAGGAGTTTATACAAAAGAAGAAGGAAAAAGAATACTTCTTGAGGCAAAAAAATATGGTATGTTACCAAGAATTCATGCAGATGAACTCTCTAATTCAGGAGGAGGAGAAATTGCTTTAGAAATAGATGCTATTTCATGTGATCATCTTGAATATACTCCTTTAAATGTTTTGAAGAAAATGAAAAATAAAAGGATTTCATGTGTGTTACTTCCTGCTACCTCTTTTTTTATGCGATTACCTTTTGCAAAGGGAAGAAAAATGCTTGATCTTGGTCTTTCAGTTTCTCTTGCAACTGACCATAATCCAGGAACATCTTTTACTTTTTCCCAGATTTTTGTTGCTGGACTTGCAATATTTTTAATGGGTTTTAAAATTGAAGAAGCAATGAAGGCAATTACTATAAATTCAGCAAAATCTTTATTAATGGATGATAGAAAAGGTTCGCTTGAAATAGGTAAAGATGCTGACCTTGTTGTTTTTGATATAAAAAGACTATCCTATTTATTTTATGATTTTTATAATGTAAAAAAACCTGTGCTTGTAATAAAAAATGGAAAGGAGTTTATAAATGAAATTGATTGA